Proteins encoded in a region of the Candidatus Cloacimonadota bacterium genome:
- a CDS encoding amidohydrolase family protein, protein MRNIRTNIFNPVSADIADFLPDHVISFEDSIISAVVPFNKFSGSWEDKRDRICLPGLIDLHVHLSQYRIRGLYHPALLPWLEQSVFPEEERSRNPFYAETLSRDFFHALINAGTTYSIIYTAPYRESAQIAFEVAQQMGIRAKIGMTMMNINAPEALLQSTDYAIKHSIELFEKWHDQSLQYIFTPRFAPTCSATLMHEIGKFAHDNDAFIQTHLSENPEEIAWVKKIFGRNSYTEIYAKHGILGKKTILGHAIHLADAELDILKESGSSIAHCPDSNFYLKSGEYPLRRIDNHHIPFGLGSDVGAGTSLNMLYHAKMMNYRQTSDPIIPEEMLYRITLGSAKIAGMDNAIGSLEQGKDADMVFYRVPSGFDISEQSLGQLCFSPDSFAISEVLVLGKDMLSSS, encoded by the coding sequence ATGAGAAACATCCGCACAAACATCTTCAACCCTGTGTCGGCAGATATTGCCGACTTTCTACCGGATCATGTGATCAGTTTTGAAGATAGCATTATCTCGGCTGTAGTTCCATTCAATAAATTCAGTGGTTCCTGGGAAGACAAGAGAGACCGCATCTGTCTGCCGGGATTGATTGATCTACATGTACATCTTTCACAGTATCGCATCAGGGGGCTCTACCACCCAGCTCTGCTGCCCTGGCTGGAGCAAAGCGTGTTTCCCGAAGAAGAGAGAAGCCGCAATCCGTTTTATGCGGAAACCTTGAGCAGGGATTTTTTTCATGCACTAATCAATGCTGGCACCACTTACTCTATCATCTACACTGCCCCTTACCGTGAAAGCGCACAAATCGCTTTTGAGGTTGCGCAACAAATGGGTATCCGGGCAAAGATAGGTATGACTATGATGAATATAAATGCCCCGGAAGCTCTGCTGCAAAGTACGGATTACGCTATCAAACACAGTATCGAACTCTTCGAGAAGTGGCATGACCAGAGCTTGCAATATATCTTCACTCCCAGATTTGCCCCCACCTGTAGCGCAACGCTGATGCATGAAATAGGAAAGTTTGCCCATGATAACGATGCATTCATCCAAACCCATTTGTCCGAAAATCCGGAAGAGATTGCTTGGGTAAAGAAGATATTCGGCAGAAATTCCTACACTGAAATATATGCCAAACATGGCATTCTGGGCAAGAAGACCATATTGGGGCATGCAATTCATCTGGCAGATGCAGAACTGGATATACTAAAAGAAAGCGGTTCATCCATAGCCCACTGTCCGGATTCCAATTTTTACCTGAAGAGTGGCGAGTATCCCTTACGACGCATCGACAATCATCATATACCCTTTGGTTTGGGCAGTGATGTAGGCGCAGGGACATCACTGAATATGCTCTATCATGCCAAAATGATGAATTACCGCCAAACATCTGATCCCATTATCCCGGAGGAAATGCTCTACCGCATCACCCTGGGAAGTGCAAAAATAGCGGGAATGGACAATGCAATCGGCTCTCTGGAGCAGGGTAAGGACGCTGACATGGTGTTTTATAGAGTACCTTCCGGTTTCGATATCTCAGAGCAAAGCTTGGGTCAATTGTGCTTTTCTCCTGATTCCTTTGCGATCTCCGAAGTGCTGGTCTTGGGTAAAGATATGCTGAGTAGTTCATAG